In one window of Pseudooceanicola aestuarii DNA:
- a CDS encoding GNAT family N-acetyltransferase, whose translation MTDARADKPDHPEGAAPPSSALSPNQVAPSGPAASPSPPAAPVPSPALDNLTLRPARTTDAGAVGAILSDYTDHTPWLPRLHSRAEDIAHAGLLIDRGWTRLALVDDVIRGFLAREGAQIHALYVARGWRGAGIGARLLRGAMAECARLDLWTFVANDAAQRFYRRHGFAEARRTAGENDEGLPDILFSWRSARETAHG comes from the coding sequence GTGACGGACGCCCGCGCGGACAAACCCGACCATCCCGAGGGCGCGGCACCCCCGTCCTCCGCTCTGTCCCCCAATCAGGTCGCGCCCTCGGGTCCGGCGGCGTCGCCGTCGCCCCCGGCGGCCCCGGTTCCTTCTCCGGCACTGGACAACCTGACCCTGCGCCCGGCGCGGACCACGGATGCGGGCGCAGTGGGGGCCATCCTGTCGGATTACACCGATCACACCCCTTGGCTGCCACGCTTGCATTCGCGGGCCGAAGACATCGCCCATGCCGGGCTGCTGATCGACCGGGGCTGGACCCGGCTGGCCCTGGTGGATGACGTCATCCGGGGATTCCTGGCGCGGGAAGGGGCGCAGATCCATGCGCTTTACGTGGCGCGGGGCTGGCGCGGGGCGGGTATCGGCGCGCGGTTGCTGCGCGGGGCGATGGCGGAATGCGCCCGACTGGACCTGTGGACCTTTGTCGCCAACGACGCCGCGCAACGGTTCTACCGCCGCCATGGCTTTGCCGAAGCACGGCGCACGGCGGGCGAGAATGACGAAGGCCTGCCCGACATCCTCTTTTCCTGGCGATCCGCAAGGGAGACCGCCCATGGCTGA
- a CDS encoding YcjF family protein: MADPTRNSPVLIELDDIPGDAPGPATAPPVPDPLMDDRAPPTGRAMQTAAVLASRRPSRLARWFWALLSALIGVAVSTAAWNTVTGLVAANPFLGWAVAGLLGLFLLVAAAIITREVSAFARLSRMDRLHTEAEAAAALGDLARARGFGDRLVTLYQGRADLTWHLQRFEDRRAEQFDAPALLDLAERTLLSPLDAAALREVEAATRQVATVTALVPLALADLAAALTSNIRMIRRIAEIYGGRSGTLGSLRLTRAVMTHLVATGAVAVSDDMVGSILGGNLLARLSRRFGEGIVNGALTARVGVAAMEVCRPMPFAEATRPRVTGIIRRSLTGLFDREDKTPTPAPDEA, translated from the coding sequence ATGGCTGACCCGACCCGCAACTCCCCCGTCCTGATCGAGCTGGACGACATCCCCGGCGATGCCCCCGGCCCGGCGACGGCCCCGCCTGTGCCGGATCCATTGATGGACGACCGCGCGCCCCCCACCGGCCGCGCCATGCAGACCGCCGCCGTACTGGCCAGCCGCCGACCCTCCCGGTTGGCCCGCTGGTTCTGGGCGCTGTTGTCGGCGCTGATCGGCGTGGCGGTCTCTACGGCGGCGTGGAACACCGTCACCGGGCTGGTCGCGGCCAATCCGTTCCTGGGCTGGGCCGTCGCCGGCCTGCTGGGCCTGTTCCTGCTGGTGGCCGCGGCCATCATCACGCGCGAGGTCTCGGCCTTTGCCCGGCTGTCGCGCATGGACCGCCTGCACACAGAGGCGGAAGCCGCCGCCGCCCTGGGTGACCTGGCCCGCGCGCGCGGCTTTGGCGACCGGCTGGTGACCTTGTACCAGGGGCGCGCCGACCTGACCTGGCACCTGCAACGGTTCGAGGACCGGCGCGCCGAACAATTCGACGCCCCCGCCCTGCTGGACCTGGCAGAGCGCACCCTGCTGAGCCCACTGGATGCCGCCGCCCTGCGCGAGGTTGAGGCTGCGACCCGCCAGGTGGCCACCGTCACCGCGCTGGTGCCGCTGGCATTGGCCGACCTGGCGGCGGCGCTGACCTCCAACATCCGCATGATCCGCCGCATCGCCGAAATCTACGGCGGCCGCTCCGGCACGCTGGGATCGCTGCGCCTGACGCGGGCGGTGATGACCCACCTGGTGGCCACGGGGGCGGTGGCGGTGTCGGACGATATGGTCGGCTCCATCCTCGGGGGGAACCTGCTGGCGCGCCTGTCGCGCCGGTTCGGCGAGGGGATCGTGAACGGCGCGCTGACCGCACGGGTGGGTGTCGCCGCGATGGAAGTCTGCCGCCCCATGCCCTTTGCCGAGGCGACGCGCCCGCGCGTCACGGGGATCATCCGCCGGTCGCTGACCGGGCTGTTCGACCGGGAAGACAAGACCCCGACGCCCGCCCCGGACGAGGCGTAG
- a CDS encoding glycine--tRNA ligase subunit alpha yields the protein MTQTAPDRPKSFQEIILRLQSYWATKGCAIMQPYDMEVGAGTFHPATTLRSLGSRPWAAAYVQPSRRPTDGRYGENPNRLQHYYQYQVLIKPSPPDLQALYLGSLEAIGIDMEMHDIRFVEDDWESPTLGAWGLGWEVWCDGMEVSQFTYFQQVGGHDCRPVSGELTYGLERLAMYVLGIDHVMDMPYNDPQAPIALSYGDVFRQTEQEYSRWNFDVANTDVLLKHFEEAEAECEAILAQDHLDPKTGKRIVMAHPAYDQCIKASHLFNLLDARGVISVTERQAYIGRVRALAKQCADAFVMTEAGGWEPETAA from the coding sequence ATGACCCAGACAGCACCGGACAGGCCCAAGAGCTTTCAGGAGATCATCCTGCGGCTGCAATCCTACTGGGCGACGAAGGGCTGCGCGATCATGCAGCCCTATGACATGGAGGTGGGCGCCGGTACCTTCCACCCCGCCACCACCCTGCGCAGCCTGGGCAGCCGCCCCTGGGCGGCGGCCTATGTGCAGCCCTCCCGCAGGCCGACCGATGGACGCTATGGCGAGAACCCGAACCGGTTGCAGCATTACTATCAGTATCAGGTGCTGATCAAACCCTCGCCGCCGGATCTTCAGGCGCTCTACCTCGGCTCGTTGGAGGCGATCGGCATCGACATGGAGATGCACGACATCCGCTTTGTCGAGGATGATTGGGAAAGCCCGACGCTGGGGGCCTGGGGGCTGGGCTGGGAAGTCTGGTGCGACGGCATGGAAGTCAGCCAGTTCACCTATTTCCAGCAGGTCGGCGGCCATGATTGCCGCCCCGTCTCCGGTGAGTTGACCTATGGGCTGGAACGGCTGGCGATGTATGTGCTGGGCATCGATCACGTCATGGACATGCCCTACAACGATCCCCAGGCGCCGATCGCGCTGTCCTATGGCGATGTCTTCCGGCAGACCGAACAGGAATATTCCCGCTGGAACTTCGATGTGGCCAATACCGATGTGCTGCTGAAGCATTTCGAGGAGGCGGAGGCCGAATGCGAGGCGATCCTGGCCCAGGACCATCTGGACCCCAAGACAGGCAAGCGCATCGTGATGGCCCATCCCGCCTATGACCAGTGCATCAAGGCCAGCCACCTGTTCAATCTGCTGGATGCGCGCGGTGTCATCTCCGTGACCGAACGGCAGGCCTATATCGGGCGGGTGCGGGCGCTGGCCAAGCAATGCGCCGATGCCTTCGTGATGACGGAGGCCGGTGGCTGGGAGCCGGAAACAGCGGCATGA
- a CDS encoding DUF6446 family protein, translating to MGKVLAGVIVVSALVAGIALYYFQVYAFYDRVQANGQDDVVLTALASGQAEPVLYDDFTAIDADSSPIRYRACFTTQMSQAMLTETYETYPQAEPREAPGWFDCFDADDLGVALDNGRALAFLSRRDVQYGIDRVVAITEDGRGYAWHQINRCGEVVFDGHAAPEGCAPPPDGTARQ from the coding sequence ATGGGCAAGGTACTGGCAGGGGTCATCGTCGTGTCTGCATTGGTCGCCGGGATCGCGCTGTATTATTTCCAGGTTTATGCCTTTTACGACCGGGTGCAGGCCAACGGACAGGATGACGTGGTGCTGACGGCACTGGCCTCCGGCCAGGCGGAGCCGGTGCTTTACGATGATTTCACCGCCATTGACGCCGACAGCTCTCCGATCCGGTATCGCGCCTGCTTCACCACGCAGATGAGCCAGGCGATGCTGACCGAAACCTACGAGACCTACCCGCAGGCCGAACCGCGCGAGGCCCCCGGCTGGTTCGATTGCTTTGACGCCGATGACCTGGGTGTGGCGCTGGACAATGGCCGGGCGCTGGCCTTCCTGTCGCGACGCGACGTGCAATACGGTATCGACCGCGTTGTCGCCATCACCGAGGACGGTCGGGGCTATGCCTGGCATCAGATCAACCGCTGCGGCGAGGTCGTGTTCGACGGCCACGCTGCCCCCGAAGGCTGCGCCCCGCCGCCCGACGGCACCGCCCGCCAGTAA
- a CDS encoding trypsin-like peptidase domain-containing protein, whose translation MIRRIFTLVLLTLVLVRPAVAQDSDPVWVQVEAHPSLREAQEAIRRYSRDLNDVNGFSLGGGWYAIALGPYSRADANQVLNVLRAERSIPRDSYIAFPASFQQQFFPVGDNTLSNPAIPARPGADDPDSADSGAARTVQLTDPAPEPEPQPQPEPEPVVIEETPAEARRSEALLSRDERMFLQVALKWAGYYSAGIDGAFGRGTRGSMASWQRDNGHEPTGVLTTRQREKLIGQYNAVLEGLDLRRHVDRDAGIEMDLPLGVVAFDRYEAPFAHFDPTGTPEDARVILISQAGNQDTLYGLYDIMQTLAIVPPDGPRERGNNSFTLVGENRRIVSHTEVTLKDGQIKGFTLVWPAGDEERRTRLLGEMQRSFARLPGTLDPGRGASQDQQIDLVSGLEIRRPLRSRSGFFVDGAGSVVTTAAAVASCGRITLEGEQEAQVARRLDSAGVVLLRATGAMAPRAVAEFSASIPRIQSDISVAGYSYEGVLGAPTLTHGTLADIRGLNGEDGVDRLAIRTLPGDAGGPVFDAAGAVIGLLQSGEDAGRTLPEDVAFSVDGRLILDMLAEAGIQPRTASATASMPAEFVTRRANDITVLVSCWE comes from the coding sequence ATGATCCGTAGAATTTTTACCCTGGTGCTTTTGACCCTGGTGCTGGTGCGACCCGCCGTCGCGCAGGACAGCGATCCCGTCTGGGTCCAGGTGGAGGCTCATCCGAGCCTGCGGGAAGCACAGGAGGCGATCCGCCGCTATTCCCGTGACCTGAACGATGTGAACGGCTTTTCCCTGGGCGGCGGCTGGTATGCCATCGCGCTTGGCCCCTACAGCCGGGCGGATGCCAACCAGGTCCTGAACGTGCTGCGCGCGGAACGGTCGATCCCGCGCGACAGCTACATCGCCTTTCCCGCATCCTTCCAGCAGCAGTTCTTCCCGGTGGGCGACAATACCCTGTCCAACCCCGCCATCCCGGCCCGGCCTGGCGCGGACGACCCCGACAGTGCAGACAGCGGCGCAGCCCGGACCGTGCAACTGACCGATCCGGCCCCTGAGCCGGAGCCCCAGCCGCAGCCCGAACCAGAGCCCGTCGTGATCGAGGAAACCCCCGCCGAAGCCCGGCGCAGCGAGGCCCTGCTCAGCCGTGACGAGCGGATGTTCCTGCAAGTCGCCCTGAAATGGGCGGGATATTACAGCGCCGGGATCGACGGCGCCTTTGGCCGGGGCACGCGCGGCTCCATGGCGTCGTGGCAGCGCGACAACGGCCATGAACCCACCGGCGTCCTGACCACGCGCCAGCGGGAGAAGCTGATCGGACAATACAACGCCGTTCTCGAAGGGCTGGACCTGCGCCGCCATGTGGATCGCGACGCGGGCATCGAAATGGACCTGCCGCTGGGGGTCGTGGCCTTTGACCGCTACGAGGCGCCCTTTGCCCATTTTGACCCCACCGGCACGCCGGAAGACGCGCGGGTGATCCTGATCTCGCAGGCGGGCAACCAGGATACGCTTTACGGGTTGTATGACATCATGCAGACGCTGGCGATCGTGCCCCCCGACGGGCCGCGCGAACGGGGCAACAATTCCTTTACCCTGGTGGGGGAAAACCGGCGCATCGTCTCCCATACCGAGGTCACGTTGAAAGACGGGCAGATCAAGGGGTTCACGCTGGTCTGGCCCGCCGGCGACGAGGAACGTCGCACGCGCCTTCTGGGCGAGATGCAGCGCAGCTTTGCCCGGCTGCCCGGCACGCTGGACCCCGGCCGGGGCGCCTCGCAGGATCAGCAGATCGACCTGGTGTCGGGGCTGGAAATCCGCAGGCCTCTGCGCTCCCGCTCCGGCTTCTTCGTGGATGGCGCGGGCAGCGTGGTGACCACCGCCGCCGCCGTCGCCAGCTGTGGCCGCATCACCCTGGAAGGGGAACAGGAGGCGCAGGTCGCGCGCCGTCTGGACAGCGCGGGCGTCGTGCTGTTGCGGGCCACCGGCGCGATGGCGCCGCGTGCGGTGGCGGAATTCTCCGCCTCCATCCCGCGCATCCAGTCGGACATCTCCGTCGCGGGCTATTCCTACGAAGGGGTGCTGGGCGCGCCGACGCTGACCCATGGCACGCTGGCCGACATCCGGGGCCTGAACGGCGAGGACGGCGTGGACCGGTTGGCCATCCGCACCCTGCCCGGCGATGCCGGCGGCCCCGTCTTCGACGCCGCAGGCGCGGTGATCGGCCTGCTGCAATCGGGTGAGGACGCAGGCCGCACCCTGCCCGAGGACGTCGCCTTTTCCGTCGATGGCCGGCTGATTCTGGACATGCTGGCGGAGGCCGGCATCCAACCCCGCACCGCAAGCGCCACGGCCTCCATGCCGGCGGAATTCGTCACCCGCCGCGCCAATGACATCACCGTGCTGGTCAGCTGCTGGGAGTGA
- a CDS encoding YcjX family protein, translated as MGDTLSESFLEPVIRIGVTGLARSGKTVFITSLVANLLDRGRMPQLVAQADSRILAAFLQPQPDDTVPRFDYETHLAALTGAGPHWPDSTRSISQLRLSLRVRPSGLLGGMSGPRTVHLDIVDYPGEWLLDLGLMEQSYAEWSSAVLSAAEGRSFGAATTAAARAASGRDSWEETEIRKLAETYTAYLHAMRDAGLSDITPGRFLLPGEMEGSPVLTFAPLPPEDRAPRRGLWREMERRFEAYKSRVVTPFFRNHFSRIDRQVVLVDALGAIHKGPEAVEDMRQGMSLILQAFRPGRNAFLTRLLLGRRVEKILFAATKADHLHHTQHGRLTAIMQALVRDAADRAAFAGAQTEAMSIASLRATVEERVPHDGRHLDCVRGTLLDSGRAAAMYPGELPDDPMRLLRPARQGAEAWLDGDYRIMSFAPAELRLKPGEGPPHIRLDKAAQFLIGDRL; from the coding sequence ATGGGCGACACCTTATCCGAGAGTTTCCTGGAACCCGTCATCCGCATCGGCGTCACCGGGCTGGCGCGGTCGGGCAAGACGGTGTTCATCACCTCGCTGGTGGCAAACCTGTTGGATCGGGGGCGGATGCCGCAGCTGGTCGCGCAGGCCGACAGCCGCATCCTGGCCGCATTCCTTCAGCCGCAGCCGGACGACACGGTGCCGCGGTTCGATTATGAAACCCACCTTGCCGCGCTGACCGGCGCCGGACCGCACTGGCCCGACAGCACGCGGTCGATCTCGCAATTGCGGCTGTCGTTGCGGGTGCGGCCCTCGGGGTTGCTGGGCGGCATGTCCGGGCCGCGCACAGTGCATCTGGACATCGTGGATTACCCCGGCGAATGGCTGCTGGACCTTGGCCTGATGGAGCAGAGCTACGCGGAATGGTCCAGCGCCGTTCTGAGCGCCGCCGAGGGACGCAGCTTTGGCGCGGCGACAACCGCCGCCGCCCGCGCCGCCAGCGGGCGCGACAGCTGGGAAGAGACGGAGATCCGCAAGCTGGCGGAGACCTATACCGCCTATCTGCACGCCATGCGCGACGCTGGCCTGTCGGACATCACCCCCGGCCGGTTCCTGCTCCCCGGGGAGATGGAGGGCTCTCCGGTGCTGACCTTCGCGCCGCTGCCGCCGGAGGACCGCGCCCCGCGCCGGGGCCTCTGGCGCGAGATGGAACGCCGGTTCGAGGCCTATAAATCCCGCGTCGTCACGCCCTTCTTCCGCAACCATTTCTCCCGTATCGACCGGCAGGTCGTGCTGGTCGATGCCCTGGGTGCGATCCACAAGGGACCGGAGGCCGTGGAGGACATGCGCCAAGGCATGTCCCTGATCCTGCAAGCCTTCCGCCCCGGTCGGAACGCCTTCCTGACCCGTCTGCTGCTGGGGCGCCGGGTGGAGAAGATCCTCTTCGCCGCGACCAAGGCCGATCACCTGCACCACACCCAGCACGGGCGACTGACCGCCATCATGCAAGCGTTGGTGCGCGATGCCGCCGATCGCGCCGCTTTTGCCGGAGCGCAGACCGAGGCGATGTCGATCGCCTCCCTTCGGGCGACGGTGGAGGAACGCGTACCGCATGACGGCCGTCATCTGGATTGCGTGCGCGGTACGCTGCTGGACAGCGGGCGCGCCGCCGCCATGTATCCCGGCGAACTGCCCGACGATCCCATGCGCCTGTTGCGCCCCGCCCGCCAGGGAGCGGAGGCCTGGCTGGACGGCGATTACCGCATCATGTCCTTTGCCCCGGCCGAGCTGCGCCTGAAACCGGGCGAAGGTCCGCCGCACATCCGCCTGGACAAGGCCGCGCAATTCCTGATCGGGGATCGGCTGTGA